The sequence below is a genomic window from Anaerocolumna chitinilytica.
ACATTACATTAGAAAGTCATAGATAGGAGTTTACATGAAGAAATCTACGGCAGGCCAAGTCGCTTTTTATGGAATATTTGTGGCACTTGCCTTTATATTTAGTTTTGTTGAGGTGTTGGTTCCCATATCCCTGGGAATCCCGGGGATTAAGCTGGGACTGGCAAATATTGTGGTGCTTACAGCTCTTTATGCCATGGGCCCAAGGGATGCATTCTTTATCTCCTGTGTCCGGATAGTACTGGTAGGATTTACATTCGGTAACATGGCAAGTCTTCTTTACAGTATAGCAGGAGGACTTCTAAGCTGGCTGGTAATGTGTCTGTTCAAGAAAATCAAGGGCTTTAGTATGATTGGAGTAAGCCTTGCGGGAGGAATATCTCATAATATCGGGCAGATAGCAGTAGCGGGACTTATGCTGAAAACCACAAGTATTATATATTATTTGCCGGTATTACTGATTGCCGGTACTGTAACAGGAATTTTAATAGGAATACTTGGAGGAATGCTGCTTAAGGTACAGTTAAAGCTTAAAAACAGCACAAGATATTGGTAAACACGGAAAAGGGGTGATGGGAACATGGCAACGATAAAAGACATTGCTGAAAAATGCAGCGTATCGGTATCCACTGTCAGTAAGGCATTAAATGGATACAGGGATATCGGTGAAGAGAAGAGAGAAGAGATTAAGAAGGTCGCCATTGAATTAGGGTATCTGCCTACTAATGGAGAAAAAATCTTAAAAACAAAAAAGACTTATAACATAGGGGTGCTCTTTTCAACTCTTTTTGACTATGGACTCAGAAATGAGTATTTTGCCCATGTTCTGGCGTCTTTTAAGGAAAGAGCTGCCTTAAAAGGCTATGATATTACATTTATAGAGCAGAATATGGGAAAGCGCAGTATGAGCTTTCTGGAACATTGCAGATACCGTAACTTTGATGGTGTATTCATTGTGTGTGCAGATTTCACTCAGACCCAGGTAATCGAATTGATTAACAGCCCTTTTCCTGTTGTGACCATTGATCAGGTATCGAATGAAGCAATTTCTATCTTATCGGATAATTACGATGGAATGAGACAGCTGGTGCAGTATATAATAGACTGCGGTCATGAAAGAATAGCCTATATACATGGAAATAAATCATCGGTTACCCATAACCGTCTCGTAGGTTTTCATAACACTATGAAAGAAAATGGTCTTTCAATACCGGAAGATTATATGATAGAAGGAATCTACAGAAATTCGGAATTCTGTGAAGAACTGGCGATTAATCTTATGAAACTTCCGGTTCCGCCCACCTGTATTCTGGCGCCGGATGATCATGCTGCTCTTGGTGTAATGAATGGAATCAGGAAGGCAGGACTTAGAGTACCCGAGGATATTTCGGTTGCCGGGTATGATGGGATACTTGTCTCCCAGGCAATAGAACCCAGACTAACAACAATAAAACAGGATACGGATAAAATAGGAAGCGAAGCGGCAAGACAGCTTATCAATCTAATTGAAAGCCCTATGACAACATCTCTGGATTCCGTATGTTTGAAGGTTGAACTGATAAAAGGCGGTACAGTTAGAAACATAAAAAAATAATTGACGTGAATAATAAAGTATGTTATATTATATTGGCGATGGAAGAGGTCTTTTTTTTATGCCTAAAATTTTAAAATTCAAGCGGAGGTGGAAGCTGTGCGCGTAAAGATCACATTGGCATGTACGGAGTGCAAACAACGTAATTACAATACGACAAAAGAGAAGAAAGCACATCCAGACAGAATGGAAACAAAGAAATATTGCAAGTTCTGCAAATCACACACACTACACAAAGAAACAAAATAACGGTATCTTAAATTCTATACAGTTCACTTAAAAAGCAATTTTTGGGACAGACTGATAGGAAAGGAAAGTGAGAATATGGGAGAAAACTTAACTACAACGGAAAAGGCTCCAAAGAAAAGCAAGTTCAAAGGACTGAAAGCTGAATTCTCAAAAATAGCCTGGCCTGACAGAGATACTTTAATCAAGCAGTCCTCAGCAGTGCTTGCAGCATCTGTTGCGCTTGGTGTAATTATATCTG
It includes:
- the rpmG gene encoding 50S ribosomal protein L33, which codes for MRVKITLACTECKQRNYNTTKEKKAHPDRMETKKYCKFCKSHTLHKETK
- the secE gene encoding preprotein translocase subunit SecE — its product is MGENLTTTEKAPKKSKFKGLKAEFSKIAWPDRDTLIKQSSAVLAASVALGVIISVVDLIVKFGLGFIIK
- a CDS encoding Gx transporter family protein → MKKSTAGQVAFYGIFVALAFIFSFVEVLVPISLGIPGIKLGLANIVVLTALYAMGPRDAFFISCVRIVLVGFTFGNMASLLYSIAGGLLSWLVMCLFKKIKGFSMIGVSLAGGISHNIGQIAVAGLMLKTTSIIYYLPVLLIAGTVTGILIGILGGMLLKVQLKLKNSTRYW
- a CDS encoding LacI family DNA-binding transcriptional regulator; protein product: MATIKDIAEKCSVSVSTVSKALNGYRDIGEEKREEIKKVAIELGYLPTNGEKILKTKKTYNIGVLFSTLFDYGLRNEYFAHVLASFKERAALKGYDITFIEQNMGKRSMSFLEHCRYRNFDGVFIVCADFTQTQVIELINSPFPVVTIDQVSNEAISILSDNYDGMRQLVQYIIDCGHERIAYIHGNKSSVTHNRLVGFHNTMKENGLSIPEDYMIEGIYRNSEFCEELAINLMKLPVPPTCILAPDDHAALGVMNGIRKAGLRVPEDISVAGYDGILVSQAIEPRLTTIKQDTDKIGSEAARQLINLIESPMTTSLDSVCLKVELIKGGTVRNIKK